One stretch of Rickettsiales bacterium DNA includes these proteins:
- the mazG gene encoding nucleoside triphosphate pyrophosphohydrolase yields the protein MQETKRLLEIMAKLRDPNGGCPWDVEQNFATIAPYTLEEAYEVADAIERDDMTALKEELGDLLLQVVFHSQMAEEAGLFNFEQVAAGINEKMISRHPHVFGEQTGIKSADDQVDNWDAIKAEEKKSKGHISVMDDIPVSFPALLRAQKLGKKASKQGFDWPELAPVFDKVQEEIAELNEAIANKDEANIEEELGDLLFAVVNVARHVKVDAETALRKANTKFEKRFRLIEPDITDDSTLEEMEALWVEAKKAS from the coding sequence ATGCAAGAAACCAAGCGACTCTTAGAGATTATGGCTAAACTGCGTGATCCTAATGGCGGCTGCCCATGGGATGTTGAGCAAAATTTCGCCACCATCGCACCTTATACGCTGGAAGAAGCCTATGAAGTGGCCGATGCGATTGAGCGCGACGATATGACGGCGCTTAAAGAGGAGTTAGGCGATCTATTGCTGCAAGTTGTTTTCCATTCCCAAATGGCCGAAGAAGCAGGCTTATTCAATTTTGAACAAGTCGCTGCGGGCATTAATGAGAAGATGATATCGCGCCACCCGCATGTATTTGGTGAACAAACCGGCATTAAAAGCGCCGACGACCAAGTGGATAATTGGGATGCGATAAAAGCCGAAGAAAAGAAATCCAAAGGCCATATTTCGGTGATGGATGATATTCCGGTGAGCTTCCCTGCCCTACTACGGGCACAAAAGCTCGGCAAAAAAGCCAGCAAACAAGGGTTCGATTGGCCCGAACTCGCCCCTGTATTCGATAAAGTGCAGGAAGAGATTGCCGAGTTAAACGAGGCTATCGCCAATAAAGACGAGGCGAATATTGAAGAAGAGTTAGGTGACCTGCTCTTTGCCGTCGTCAATGTCGCACGCCATGTGAAAGTCGATGCCGAAACCGCCCTTCGCAAAGCCAACACTAAATTCGAAAAACGCTTCCGTTTAATCGAACCCGATATTACGGATGATTCAACGTTAGAAGAAATGGAAGCACTTTGGGTAGAGGCGAAGAAAGCCTCTTAG